One genomic segment of Pedobacter endophyticus includes these proteins:
- a CDS encoding anti-sigma factor family protein: protein MNTIEEQLWDYIDGNLSAAQARSIEEKIDSDNAIRLQYEELLALNLTFGEMELDEPSMSFARNVMERVAAEVAPVALKTTVNTRIVYGIAAFFIGALLAVFGYAVYSSGIDISALNWNLKFGVDISKYLTSTVVYTFLFVDLIIGLVFLDYLLRKKAMHK, encoded by the coding sequence ATGAATACGATAGAAGAACAACTTTGGGATTATATAGATGGCAATTTAAGCGCTGCACAAGCCAGATCGATCGAAGAAAAAATTGATTCAGATAACGCGATCAGGCTTCAATATGAAGAATTACTGGCGCTAAACCTTACTTTTGGCGAGATGGAGCTCGATGAACCGTCGATGTCGTTTGCGAGAAACGTAATGGAGCGGGTAGCGGCAGAAGTGGCTCCGGTAGCATTGAAAACCACGGTAAATACACGAATTGTTTATGGCATAGCAGCCTTTTTTATAGGCGCACTACTTGCGGTTTTCGGTTATGCGGTTTACAGTTCGGGCATTGATATATCTGCCCTCAACTGGAACCTGAAATTTGGCGTCGACATCAGTAAGTATTTAACTTCAACGGTTGTATATACGTTTCTGTTTGTTGATTTGATTATCGGGTTGGTATTTTTGGATTATTTATTAAGGAAAAAAGCAATGCACAAATAA
- a CDS encoding cold-shock protein codes for MQEGTVKFFNVTKGFGFIIPANGDSEIFVHSTGLIDEIRENDKVQYEVANGKKGLNAVNVKVI; via the coding sequence ATGCAAGAAGGCACAGTAAAATTCTTCAATGTAACTAAAGGTTTTGGCTTCATCATCCCTGCAAATGGCGATAGCGAAATTTTTGTTCATTCAACAGGTCTTATCGACGAAATCCGTGAAAACGACAAAGTACAGTACGAAGTTGCTAACGGTAAAAAAGGCTTAAACGCTGTTAATGTGAAAGTAATTTAA
- a CDS encoding phosphodiester glycosidase family protein: MFKKSFFAVVFAVAFFNAHAQNTDSLTVAKTKWQKTKVARQVTLYRHHFDQNNLFAANENISFVEVKNRGRKAVFAIGAEEKELISTSDFGLRANAIAAINGNFFDVKNGGSVDFVKVNGAVINTNRLEKNGGRARHQEAAVVIENGKIAIKKWDGAADWETALPEKEVLLNGPLLTFNGADEKLDTGAFNRLRHPRTCLGIKPNGRVILLTVDGRNANSAGMSLFELTKLMRWLGCTSAINFDGGGSTTLWVNGMPDNGVVNYPTDNKKWDHAGQRKVANVVLVKKR, translated from the coding sequence ATGTTCAAGAAATCCTTTTTTGCGGTAGTTTTTGCTGTTGCGTTTTTCAATGCTCATGCACAAAACACCGATTCGTTAACGGTTGCAAAAACAAAATGGCAAAAAACAAAAGTTGCCAGGCAAGTCACATTATATCGTCATCATTTCGATCAAAATAACCTGTTTGCTGCAAACGAAAACATCTCATTTGTTGAAGTAAAAAACCGTGGAAGGAAAGCTGTTTTCGCCATCGGCGCCGAAGAAAAGGAATTGATAAGCACCAGCGATTTTGGTCTGCGTGCTAACGCCATTGCTGCAATAAACGGCAATTTTTTCGATGTAAAAAACGGTGGATCGGTAGATTTTGTAAAGGTAAACGGAGCGGTGATTAACACCAACCGTTTGGAGAAAAACGGAGGTCGGGCAAGGCATCAGGAAGCGGCTGTAGTGATCGAAAATGGGAAGATTGCTATAAAAAAATGGGATGGCGCTGCCGACTGGGAAACCGCCTTGCCTGAGAAAGAGGTGTTATTAAACGGGCCCTTATTAACATTTAATGGCGCAGACGAAAAACTCGATACCGGCGCCTTTAACCGCTTACGCCACCCACGCACCTGTTTAGGCATTAAACCAAACGGCCGAGTTATTTTGTTAACAGTTGATGGAAGAAATGCAAATTCGGCCGGAATGAGTCTCTTCGAGCTTACTAAATTAATGCGTTGGTTGGGTTGTACAAGTGCCATCAATTTTGATGGCGGAGGATCTACAACGTTATGGGTAAACGGCATGCCCGATAATGGTGTAGTGAACTACCCAACAGATAACAAAAAATGGGATCACGCAGGTCAGCGCAAGGTGGCGAATGTGGTTTTAGTAAAGAAAAGGTAA
- a CDS encoding zinc-dependent metalloprotease, producing MKKNFKVLALAGIVACGMAGSGSALAQKKSKTKKGETTPAAAPAAPKKEGIKPYSEVITSKARTTNGLFKTHKVDDKWYFEIPDSLINREMLAVTRLSKVPVGVKVGNQQYGGEQINEQVWKWERRGKQVYVRVPSYATKADPNSDMFESVQNSNLSQILASFEIKAYNKDTSGVVIDVTDFYNGDVIAIGATDQLRKAYKVTAYDMARSYIDTVKTFPVNIEVRTTKTYRAAESPTDNSNGAVTFEFNTSMLLLPKIPVKARIMDKRVGFFGQSQIDYGSGAQKAERTAYIHRWNLVPKDTNAYKRGELVEPIKPIVIYIDPATPNKWVPYLIQGINDWQVAFEAAGFKNAIIGKKAPTPQEDPEFSVEDSRYSVVRYFASDIANAYGPHISDPRTGQILETHIGWYHNVMNLLRNWYFVQTAAINPSIRKAKFSDAQMGELIRFVSSHEIGHTLGLPHNFGSSYAYPVDSLRSKTFTDAHGTAPSIMDYARFNYIAQPGDGVTKLHPQIGEYDKWAVKWGYSWLPGGKTAEQEKEILDQWTLKNAGNPLYFYGRQGTMLDPRLQNEDLGDNAMKASGYGIANLKRILPNIEKWTYEKGEDYSNLKEIYGEIVGQFNRYMGHVTTNVGGLSENFKTYEQSGPVYAYLPQAKQKEAIGFLNQQLFTTPLWLINNEQLSKFDNGVLLSRIKGVQTNTLGNLLSAPRLARLLDNETKNGTAKAYTLPEMFTDLRSSVFVAARPDAFKRNLQRAYVDRLSDLMTKESELPAGFPVESAASYGLTPINVGLSDIRPLVRVELKKLLAITKARAATGDEVSKAHYDDLNIRIKDILDPKK from the coding sequence ATGAAGAAAAACTTTAAGGTACTTGCATTAGCAGGTATTGTAGCATGTGGCATGGCAGGCTCTGGCTCGGCGCTTGCCCAAAAGAAATCAAAAACAAAGAAAGGGGAAACCACTCCGGCAGCTGCACCTGCGGCACCAAAAAAAGAAGGAATTAAGCCTTACAGCGAAGTAATTACCTCAAAAGCCAGAACAACCAACGGCTTGTTTAAAACCCACAAGGTAGATGATAAGTGGTATTTCGAAATCCCCGATTCATTAATCAACCGCGAAATGTTAGCGGTAACCCGTTTATCTAAAGTACCTGTAGGCGTAAAGGTGGGCAACCAGCAATATGGAGGCGAACAAATAAACGAACAGGTATGGAAATGGGAGCGCAGAGGCAAGCAGGTTTACGTTCGCGTACCGAGCTATGCCACAAAGGCCGACCCGAATAGCGATATGTTCGAATCGGTTCAAAATTCCAACCTTTCGCAAATACTGGCAAGTTTCGAAATTAAGGCTTACAACAAAGATACAAGCGGCGTAGTGATCGATGTTACCGATTTTTATAATGGCGATGTCATTGCAATCGGCGCTACAGATCAGTTGCGCAAGGCTTATAAAGTTACAGCTTACGATATGGCACGCTCTTACATCGATACCGTTAAAACGTTCCCCGTTAATATTGAGGTAAGAACTACAAAAACCTACCGAGCGGCAGAATCTCCTACCGATAATAGCAACGGCGCAGTAACCTTCGAGTTTAATACGTCAATGCTCCTGCTTCCAAAAATCCCTGTAAAAGCCCGGATTATGGATAAAAGAGTGGGTTTCTTCGGTCAATCGCAAATTGATTATGGCTCGGGCGCACAAAAAGCAGAGCGCACGGCTTACATACACCGCTGGAATTTGGTGCCAAAAGATACCAACGCTTATAAACGCGGAGAACTGGTTGAACCTATAAAACCGATCGTTATTTACATCGATCCGGCAACACCGAACAAGTGGGTGCCTTATTTAATTCAGGGCATTAACGATTGGCAGGTTGCTTTCGAAGCCGCAGGGTTTAAAAATGCAATCATCGGAAAAAAAGCGCCGACACCGCAAGAAGACCCCGAGTTTAGTGTAGAAGATTCGAGATATTCAGTTGTACGGTACTTTGCATCGGATATTGCCAATGCTTACGGGCCACACATTAGCGACCCACGCACGGGGCAAATTTTGGAAACACATATTGGCTGGTACCACAACGTAATGAACCTTTTGCGTAACTGGTACTTTGTGCAAACTGCAGCAATTAATCCATCAATACGCAAGGCTAAATTTAGCGATGCGCAAATGGGCGAACTGATTCGTTTTGTTTCCTCTCATGAAATTGGCCATACCCTGGGCTTGCCACACAACTTTGGTTCGAGCTATGCCTATCCTGTAGATTCGCTGCGTTCGAAAACCTTTACCGATGCGCATGGAACTGCTCCATCTATTATGGATTATGCCCGGTTCAACTACATTGCTCAACCGGGAGACGGCGTAACGAAATTGCATCCTCAAATTGGAGAATATGATAAATGGGCCGTTAAATGGGGATACTCATGGCTTCCCGGAGGAAAAACAGCCGAGCAGGAAAAGGAAATCTTAGACCAATGGACGCTTAAAAATGCCGGAAATCCACTTTATTTCTATGGTAGGCAAGGAACCATGCTCGATCCGCGTTTGCAGAACGAAGATTTGGGCGATAATGCCATGAAGGCGAGCGGATATGGTATTGCCAACCTCAAACGCATACTTCCCAACATCGAAAAATGGACCTACGAAAAAGGTGAAGATTATAGCAACTTAAAAGAAATTTACGGCGAAATTGTTGGCCAATTTAACCGCTACATGGGCCATGTTACTACGAACGTTGGCGGATTAAGCGAAAATTTTAAAACATACGAGCAATCTGGTCCCGTTTATGCCTACTTGCCACAAGCGAAGCAAAAGGAAGCCATTGGTTTTTTAAACCAGCAATTGTTTACTACGCCACTTTGGCTAATTAACAACGAGCAGTTGAGCAAATTCGATAATGGCGTTTTGTTAAGTCGAATTAAAGGCGTACAAACCAATACCCTGGGTAACCTTTTATCGGCGCCGCGTTTGGCTCGTTTGTTAGATAACGAAACCAAAAACGGAACTGCGAAAGCCTACACCTTGCCCGAAATGTTTACCGATTTAAGATCGTCGGTTTTTGTAGCAGCGAGACCAGACGCTTTCAAGCGGAACCTACAACGTGCCTACGTCGATCGCCTGTCGGATTTAATGACCAAAGAAAGTGAACTTCCAGCTGGCTTTCCGGTAGAAAGCGCCGCAAGTTATGGCTTAACCCCAATTAATGTTGGCTTATCTGATATCAGGCCGTTGGTTAGGGTAGAGTTAAAGAAATTGTTGGCCATAACAAAAGCCAGAGCAGCAACCGGCGATGAAGTTTCAAAAGCGCATTACGATGATTTAAACATCAGAATTAAGGACATTTTAGATCCTAAGAAATAG
- a CDS encoding aspartyl protease family protein, producing the protein MVAQEFTFSGNRQKQSLKFRSIKNLIVIPVFINGKGPFDFVLDTGVGPMIITEPTVIDSLDFSMLRKIKISGLGVETIDAYVSQNISAQIGQAKINNIPTAILKEDLFNLSGHLGIKIYGIIGYSFFNSFIVDVRYAENRIIFADPLKKIKYRGTRIPIEIEHLKPYVYADVEAPGGKKVRSRFLMDTGASHALSMEMLNGGAFPQPVKKIPANLGMSLSGQIKGFLGRINKISFDGYTFKDVVAGFPDFETIAHKIDLSDRNGNLGAELLRKFDVQFNYQESFIYVKPNINYKAPFEHDMTGMTIYLDQSEYKHVIIGEIDENSPAEKAGLCPYDEIIGVNFKPVNFYSFNDLSELFRAKAGRAIIFEIYRDKKTFFKIVKLEKRI; encoded by the coding sequence GTGGTTGCGCAAGAGTTTACCTTTTCGGGCAACCGGCAAAAGCAGAGTTTAAAGTTCAGAAGTATTAAAAACCTGATCGTAATCCCGGTTTTTATCAACGGAAAGGGGCCTTTTGATTTCGTTTTAGACACAGGCGTGGGCCCCATGATCATTACAGAGCCCACCGTTATCGATTCGTTAGATTTTAGTATGCTGCGAAAAATAAAAATTTCGGGCCTTGGCGTAGAAACCATCGATGCCTATGTATCGCAAAACATAAGTGCACAAATTGGCCAGGCAAAAATTAACAATATTCCAACGGCCATATTAAAGGAAGACCTTTTTAACCTCTCGGGCCATTTGGGCATTAAAATTTATGGGATAATCGGCTACAGCTTTTTTAATAGTTTTATAGTTGATGTGAGGTACGCCGAAAACAGGATAATTTTTGCCGATCCGCTTAAAAAGATCAAGTATCGCGGCACCAGAATTCCAATCGAGATTGAGCACCTTAAACCCTATGTTTACGCTGATGTCGAAGCACCGGGCGGAAAGAAAGTTCGATCGCGATTTTTAATGGATACCGGGGCAAGCCACGCCTTATCGATGGAAATGTTAAACGGCGGGGCATTTCCGCAACCCGTTAAAAAAATTCCTGCAAACTTGGGCATGAGCTTAAGCGGGCAGATTAAGGGCTTTTTGGGGCGGATAAATAAAATAAGTTTCGATGGTTATACCTTTAAAGATGTTGTAGCCGGTTTCCCCGATTTTGAAACCATCGCCCATAAAATTGATTTGAGCGATCGCAATGGAAACCTTGGCGCAGAGCTGCTTAGAAAGTTCGATGTGCAGTTCAATTATCAGGAGAGTTTTATCTACGTTAAGCCGAATATAAATTATAAGGCCCCGTTTGAGCACGATATGACGGGCATGACCATTTATCTCGATCAATCGGAGTACAAGCATGTAATTATAGGCGAAATAGACGAGAATTCTCCTGCTGAAAAGGCGGGTTTATGCCCTTACGATGAAATTATCGGCGTTAATTTTAAGCCGGTAAATTTTTACTCTTTCAACGATCTGTCTGAACTTTTCAGGGCCAAAGCCGGGCGCGCAATCATTTTTGAAATTTATCGCGATAAAAAAACCTTTTTCAAGATTGTGAAATTAGAAAAACGCATTTAA